From a single Planococcus shenhongbingii genomic region:
- a CDS encoding NAD(P)-dependent oxidoreductase: MKIAIFGATGRVGGQILKQALADGHQVKALVRSPKLDEHPNLEVITGNVRKAEDVERTLEGADAVFSAIGTDRTTTLSEAMPLIIGAMKNAGIRRLITIGTAGILNSRLTPGKLRYQGGDSNRKLTFAAEEHETVFRLLEAIDLDWTIVCPTYLPDGEKRGGYRTEKDYLPEGSKEITVGDTAEFAYRQLKDTAFIRSRVGIAY; this comes from the coding sequence ATGAAAATCGCAATTTTTGGTGCTACGGGCCGGGTTGGCGGACAAATTCTGAAGCAGGCATTGGCAGACGGACACCAAGTGAAAGCACTTGTGCGTTCTCCAAAACTGGACGAGCATCCGAACCTTGAAGTGATTACTGGGAACGTCCGGAAAGCGGAAGATGTCGAACGGACGCTTGAAGGCGCAGACGCCGTGTTCAGCGCAATTGGAACAGACCGGACTACGACATTGTCTGAAGCTATGCCGCTGATCATCGGCGCGATGAAAAATGCAGGGATCCGGCGTCTCATTACCATTGGCACTGCGGGAATTTTGAACAGCCGGCTTACACCTGGCAAGCTCCGCTACCAAGGCGGGGACTCGAACCGCAAACTGACATTTGCCGCCGAAGAACATGAAACGGTTTTTCGGTTATTGGAAGCCATTGACCTGGACTGGACGATTGTGTGCCCGACTTATTTACCGGACGGCGAGAAGCGCGGCGGTTACCGGACAGAAAAAGACTATTTGCCGGAAGGCAGCAAGGAAATTACGGTTGGCGATACGGCTGAATTTGCTTATCGGCAGCTTAAAGACACTGCATTTATTCGCAGCCGGGTCGGCATCGCATATTGA
- a CDS encoding NADPH-dependent oxidoreductase — protein sequence MVIELMKSHASVRDYKEKQLTREEVSELIAAAQHAATSHFVQAYSIVWVTDPEKRKALGELSRNPQQMEGAGAVFLMCADYNRLKHAGDLQGETIVYDHAENLIVAVTDVALLAQNLALAAESKGYGICYIGGVRNNMEVISELVGLPEGVFPVYGLTVGVPNEANEVKPRLPVEAILHENEYDEEKYKTLLPEYDETIQRYYQERSTNQKVANWTEQMASFLKKPRRQDIKDVLAKKGFLFK from the coding sequence ATGGTTATTGAATTAATGAAATCTCACGCTTCTGTGCGTGACTATAAAGAAAAGCAGCTGACACGGGAAGAGGTCAGCGAATTGATAGCGGCGGCGCAGCATGCAGCGACATCCCATTTTGTTCAGGCATATTCAATTGTCTGGGTGACAGATCCCGAGAAACGCAAAGCACTTGGGGAATTGTCGCGTAATCCGCAGCAAATGGAAGGCGCAGGAGCGGTCTTTTTAATGTGCGCTGATTATAACCGCTTGAAGCACGCGGGTGATTTGCAAGGCGAAACGATTGTCTATGACCATGCGGAGAATTTGATTGTGGCTGTCACCGATGTTGCCTTACTGGCGCAGAACTTGGCGCTTGCAGCAGAATCGAAGGGATATGGCATCTGCTATATCGGCGGCGTGCGCAACAATATGGAAGTGATCAGTGAATTGGTCGGCTTGCCGGAAGGTGTTTTCCCGGTATATGGCTTGACAGTCGGCGTTCCTAACGAAGCCAATGAAGTAAAACCACGCTTGCCGGTCGAAGCGATTTTACATGAAAACGAATACGATGAAGAAAAATATAAAACTTTGCTGCCGGAATACGATGAAACCATTCAGCGCTATTATCAAGAACGCAGCACTAACCAAAAAGTTGCAAACTGGACCGAGCAGATGGCTTCGTTCCTTAAAAAACCGCGCCGCCAGGATATCAAGGATGTATTGGCGAAAAAAGGGTTTTTATTCAAATAA
- the cydD gene encoding thiol reductant ABC exporter subunit CydD, translated as MVDLKQLAYERKNIMVFLIIASFLKGLAMIGQALFFVLIADSVFLKNASFQDMVPYLFGLLGVIFLRVLCGYVIGRSGVNLATEVKTHLREKLIQSFAANPLQASIQGQSGQKVSLLLDAVDELDGYYSKYIPQMIQSYIIPVLLLIVIFSQHWVTGLIILITAPFIPIFMALVGIKTKEKADQQMEKMGQFSGTFLDVLQGLTTLKLYGQAERQQQTIKKSSLDFRDATMEVLKSAFLSSLMLEYISMLSMGIIALEIGLRLVVFDSLTFFTAFFVMILVPDFFNMLKDFGSAFHTGKGSTAAANRLSAHFEKEAPSVEWGQGILSNEPPHLTLNGFSFQYGEGFKLEPIQAEIPPYSQAAIIGKSGSGKTTLLHAIAGLLPPESGNVLVNGVPRDQIDEKSWFEQLSYISQNPYLFAGTIKENIAIGASRETTDEEVWEAAKKAGIVEMVMSLKEGLDTPVGEAGRGLSGGEKQRIALARAFLKQPSVILFDEPTTGLDLQTEKILQESLAELGKRATIITVAHRLHTIKQSDVILILSEGKLAAAGSHNELLETYAPYEEMLAVQHGGIVQ; from the coding sequence ATGGTTGATTTAAAGCAACTGGCTTATGAACGTAAAAATATTATGGTTTTCTTAATCATAGCATCGTTCCTGAAAGGACTGGCAATGATTGGGCAAGCCTTATTTTTTGTATTAATCGCAGATAGTGTTTTTCTCAAAAATGCTTCGTTCCAAGATATGGTCCCTTACTTATTTGGGCTGCTTGGTGTTATTTTCCTGCGGGTGCTATGCGGTTATGTAATCGGCCGTTCAGGTGTAAATTTAGCAACGGAAGTGAAAACACATTTGCGTGAGAAGTTGATTCAGTCATTTGCGGCTAATCCGCTTCAAGCGTCAATTCAAGGGCAATCTGGACAAAAAGTCAGTTTGCTTCTTGATGCTGTGGATGAACTGGATGGCTACTACAGTAAATATATTCCACAAATGATTCAAAGTTACATTATTCCTGTTCTGTTGCTGATCGTCATTTTTTCTCAGCACTGGGTGACAGGTCTGATTATATTGATTACGGCGCCGTTTATTCCGATATTTATGGCGCTTGTCGGTATAAAAACAAAAGAAAAAGCGGATCAGCAAATGGAGAAAATGGGACAGTTTTCCGGTACTTTCCTGGATGTGCTGCAAGGGCTGACAACGCTTAAATTATATGGTCAAGCCGAGCGGCAACAGCAGACCATCAAAAAAAGCAGCCTGGATTTTCGAGACGCTACGATGGAAGTACTAAAATCAGCGTTTTTATCTTCACTAATGCTGGAGTATATTTCAATGCTAAGCATGGGGATTATCGCTTTGGAAATCGGATTACGTTTAGTGGTGTTTGATAGCCTAACATTTTTCACCGCATTTTTTGTGATGATTCTTGTTCCGGATTTCTTTAATATGCTGAAAGATTTCGGCAGTGCCTTCCACACAGGAAAAGGAAGTACGGCAGCAGCTAACCGGCTGTCAGCACATTTTGAAAAAGAAGCACCTTCGGTCGAATGGGGGCAAGGCATATTATCAAATGAGCCGCCGCATCTGACATTGAATGGTTTTTCGTTTCAATACGGTGAAGGTTTTAAATTAGAACCGATTCAAGCGGAAATCCCGCCTTATAGCCAAGCGGCGATCATCGGAAAAAGTGGATCCGGAAAAACGACGCTTCTGCATGCTATTGCAGGTCTGTTGCCTCCGGAAAGCGGCAATGTGTTAGTGAACGGAGTGCCTCGTGATCAAATCGATGAAAAGTCCTGGTTTGAACAATTGAGTTACATTTCACAAAATCCTTATTTGTTTGCAGGGACCATTAAAGAAAATATTGCGATCGGTGCCAGCAGAGAAACAACAGATGAAGAGGTCTGGGAAGCTGCCAAAAAGGCTGGAATAGTAGAAATGGTGATGTCTTTGAAAGAAGGGCTGGATACACCGGTAGGCGAAGCAGGAAGAGGATTGTCTGGCGGCGAGAAGCAGCGGATTGCGCTTGCCCGGGCATTTCTGAAACAGCCTTCCGTTATCCTGTTTGATGAACCGACAACCGGCCTTGACCTTCAGACTGAAAAAATCCTGCAAGAATCATTAGCTGAACTTGGAAAACGGGCGACAATTATAACCGTTGCGCACCGATTGCATACCATAAAACAATCTGACGTCATTCTGATATTGTCGGAAGGGAAGCTGGCGGCAGCCGGCAGCCATAACGAATTGCTGGAAACTTATGCGCCTTATGAAGAAATGCTGGCAGTGCAGCATGGAGGTATAGTGCAATGA
- a CDS encoding class I SAM-dependent methyltransferase: MELHTMHEQLSERLQEHTLVSATISQPRLKSNEIKRVKLKPVEIKNDYFIQFEYQYEHVLKHENLSIENALKKLESLFEEFRQALFQFTEEKIQIQLSKKFKVSWKAEQTATKSAELSHNRKKQYLLEDGIAYPFLVRLGVQSPDGKVKKQKYDKFRQINRFIEFIDDALVHLPKDRTVRILDFGSGKSYLTFALYHYLRIEKGLDLRVTGLDLKKEVIEECQRIAEDLEYDQLEFLVGDINDYNEESAVDMVVTLHACDVATDMALSRAVKWNAKVILSVPCCQHELNSQIAAPELGIMLQNGLIKERFSALATDSIRAELLSLVGYETQLVEFIDIEHTPKNILIRAYQTGKKPAPGQFERYKAFTQLLSAKPFLENELKELL; encoded by the coding sequence ATGGAATTACACACAATGCATGAACAACTATCCGAGCGCCTGCAAGAACACACGCTTGTCTCGGCAACCATCAGCCAACCGCGTTTAAAATCGAATGAAATAAAACGGGTGAAATTGAAGCCGGTGGAAATTAAAAATGATTATTTTATTCAATTTGAATATCAGTATGAACATGTCCTCAAGCATGAGAATCTCTCAATTGAAAATGCACTTAAAAAACTGGAAAGCTTGTTTGAAGAATTCCGCCAGGCTTTGTTCCAGTTCACAGAAGAAAAAATACAAATTCAGCTCTCCAAGAAATTCAAAGTTTCCTGGAAAGCAGAGCAAACCGCAACAAAATCCGCAGAGCTGTCCCATAACCGAAAAAAACAGTATTTGCTGGAAGACGGCATCGCTTATCCATTCTTGGTCCGTCTCGGCGTCCAAAGTCCGGATGGCAAAGTGAAAAAGCAGAAATACGATAAATTCCGCCAAATCAACCGCTTTATCGAATTTATTGATGATGCGCTGGTGCATTTGCCAAAAGACCGGACTGTCCGGATTCTCGATTTCGGTTCTGGAAAATCCTATTTGACGTTTGCCTTGTATCATTATCTTCGGATCGAAAAAGGGCTTGATCTTCGAGTTACGGGCTTAGATCTGAAAAAAGAAGTGATTGAAGAATGCCAGCGCATTGCGGAAGATTTGGAGTATGATCAATTGGAGTTTTTAGTTGGAGATATTAATGACTATAACGAAGAATCAGCGGTCGATATGGTCGTCACGCTTCACGCTTGTGACGTGGCAACGGATATGGCATTGTCCCGGGCTGTAAAATGGAATGCCAAAGTTATCTTAAGCGTTCCTTGCTGCCAGCACGAACTCAATAGCCAAATTGCGGCACCGGAACTTGGCATCATGCTCCAAAATGGTTTGATCAAAGAACGCTTTAGCGCGCTCGCTACTGATTCCATCCGTGCCGAACTTTTGTCATTGGTCGGCTATGAAACACAGCTGGTAGAATTTATCGATATTGAACACACACCGAAGAATATCTTGATCCGGGCTTACCAAACCGGCAAAAAACCGGCACCTGGCCAGTTTGAACGCTATAAGGCATTTACTCAGTTATTGTCTGCCAAACCTTTCCTTGAAAACGAATTGAAGGAATTGCTATGA
- a CDS encoding M15 family metallopeptidase has protein sequence MKKFKTAFSILFLLVIGGFFFIWIQNEKEFREELQQRPAPSGLHPIVEEKSNELIAKAADIGIDIIITDGFRSANEQNGLHAKGRSTAGNVVTHARGGESYHNYGLAIDFALRLDNGKVVWDTERDDNNNGKADWFEVAAIGKELGFTWGGDWQRFKDYPHLEMTFGLSIKELQQGYRPEDVKE, from the coding sequence TTGAAAAAGTTCAAAACCGCTTTTTCCATTCTTTTTTTATTGGTGATCGGCGGTTTTTTCTTCATATGGATACAAAATGAAAAGGAATTCCGTGAAGAGTTGCAACAGCGCCCTGCACCTTCCGGACTGCACCCTATTGTTGAGGAAAAAAGCAATGAATTGATAGCAAAGGCAGCGGATATCGGAATTGACATAATCATTACCGACGGCTTCCGTTCCGCTAATGAACAAAACGGCCTGCATGCAAAAGGCAGAAGCACAGCCGGCAACGTGGTGACGCATGCACGCGGCGGAGAGTCTTACCACAATTACGGGCTGGCAATCGATTTTGCGCTGCGCCTCGATAATGGCAAAGTCGTCTGGGATACGGAACGCGATGACAATAATAATGGAAAAGCCGATTGGTTTGAAGTGGCCGCCATCGGAAAAGAACTCGGGTTTACGTGGGGCGGCGACTGGCAGCGCTTTAAAGACTACCCGCATTTGGAAATGACGTTCGGCTTGTCGATTAAAGAATTGCAGCAAGGCTATCGGCCTGAAGATGTAAAAGAATAA
- a CDS encoding diphthine--ammonia ligase: protein MQKTFVMSWSGGKDSALAYYRAVMDGHVPVALFTMFEEDGSKSRSHGLPLEVMEAQAVRMGLPLMIGKASWAEYEKEFIEHLKIFKAQGIEMGVYGDIDLEDHLLWIQKVSAEAGMEVNHPLWQEPRKDLLKELIEEGFKAVITVVDTTRLDEVFLGRAFTHELIEELEALGIDACGEEGEFHTIIIDGPIFIEPVPVEFGKKLEAGHYRILEVKLQSEE from the coding sequence ATGCAAAAAACATTTGTCATGTCATGGAGCGGCGGGAAAGATTCAGCGCTTGCGTACTACCGGGCAGTGATGGACGGCCATGTGCCGGTTGCGCTGTTTACAATGTTTGAAGAAGATGGCTCTAAATCACGCTCCCATGGCTTGCCGTTAGAGGTGATGGAAGCGCAAGCAGTCCGGATGGGTTTGCCGCTCATGATTGGAAAAGCGAGCTGGGCAGAATACGAAAAAGAATTTATTGAGCACTTGAAAATATTTAAAGCGCAAGGCATTGAAATGGGGGTTTACGGGGATATCGATTTAGAAGACCATTTGTTATGGATCCAAAAAGTAAGTGCGGAAGCCGGGATGGAAGTAAATCATCCGCTTTGGCAGGAACCGAGAAAAGACTTGTTGAAAGAATTAATAGAAGAAGGATTTAAGGCGGTTATTACAGTTGTGGATACGACGCGTCTGGATGAAGTATTTCTTGGACGTGCATTCACCCATGAATTAATTGAAGAATTGGAAGCGCTCGGAATTGATGCTTGTGGGGAAGAAGGGGAATTTCATACCATTATCATCGATGGACCGATTTTTATTGAACCGGTTCCAGTGGAATTCGGCAAAAAGCTGGAGGCTGGACATTATCGTATACTCGAGGTGAAACTTCAATCTGAGGAGTGA
- a CDS encoding bifunctional glycosyltransferase family 2/GtrA family protein, which translates to MKQFAVIIPAYKPDTKCGSLIKEILAAGFQKIIVIDDGSGPEYAGFFETLSPIPEVTVLRHAVNQGKGRALKTSFHYILNHQLSYDAVITVDADGQHLVSDMVKIARKLAELPGHVVLGARDFSQEHVPFRSRFGNRFTRLLFRLATGAVLTDTQTGLRGIPVQHLTPLLSVAGERFEYEMNMLAALRAQKIPLSEVPIETVYLDNNKSSHFHPLRDSYHVYKIFLLYGLSGGASFALDIGLYWLFIQLWRNEEPQLFIIFATVAARILSSLFNYYINRNKVFGQGSRKSFIRYYILAAFIMMMSAGSVHFLYAEWLGRGEVILKVFVDTILFIFGFVVQRTWVFRKE; encoded by the coding sequence GTGAAACAATTCGCAGTTATCATTCCGGCTTATAAACCAGATACAAAATGCGGGTCTTTGATCAAGGAAATACTGGCAGCAGGATTTCAGAAAATCATTGTCATCGATGACGGCAGCGGCCCTGAATATGCCGGTTTTTTCGAAACGCTTTCTCCCATTCCTGAAGTGACGGTGCTTCGCCATGCGGTCAATCAAGGCAAAGGGCGGGCATTGAAAACCTCTTTCCATTACATACTCAACCATCAACTTTCCTATGATGCGGTTATCACAGTAGATGCTGATGGCCAGCATTTAGTATCGGACATGGTTAAAATAGCCAGGAAACTTGCAGAACTCCCTGGCCATGTAGTGCTTGGCGCAAGGGATTTCAGCCAAGAGCATGTGCCTTTCCGAAGCCGGTTCGGCAACCGCTTTACACGTTTATTATTCCGGCTTGCCACTGGTGCGGTTCTAACTGATACACAAACCGGCTTGCGCGGCATTCCAGTCCAGCATCTCACTCCTTTGCTGAGCGTAGCAGGCGAGCGCTTTGAATACGAAATGAATATGCTGGCGGCGCTGCGCGCTCAAAAGATTCCCCTTTCGGAAGTGCCCATCGAGACGGTTTACTTGGACAACAACAAATCCTCCCATTTCCATCCACTTCGGGATTCTTATCATGTCTACAAAATCTTTTTGTTATACGGTTTATCCGGAGGGGCGTCCTTCGCTTTGGATATCGGTCTGTACTGGCTGTTTATTCAGCTTTGGCGGAACGAAGAGCCGCAATTGTTCATTATTTTCGCAACAGTTGCAGCCCGGATTCTTTCTTCACTATTCAATTACTATATCAACCGCAACAAAGTTTTTGGCCAAGGTTCCAGAAAGTCCTTTATCCGCTATTACATATTGGCCGCTTTCATCATGATGATGTCTGCCGGTTCTGTTCACTTTCTTTACGCTGAATGGCTGGGACGTGGGGAAGTCATTCTCAAAGTATTTGTAGACACGATCCTCTTTATCTTCGGCTTTGTCGTTCAGCGCACCTGGGTTTTCCGAAAAGAATAA
- a CDS encoding AMP-binding protein: MAIVEKTVGQIVRERAALHPQTEAYVYPERNIRKTYKEFDEETDLLAKAFMGIGIAKGEHIAIWSDNKREWLLSQYATGKMGGVLVTVNTSYQSAELEYLLKQSDSTTLILGEEFKGSNYIEILNAVSPELKTAEKGAIASEKLPHFKRVIVMGENQYPGIFTWSEFEAFADQVTDEQLEERFTSMDPEDVINIQYTSGTTGFPKGVMLTHRNVVNNGKLIGDTMNLTEQDRLCIPVPFFHCFGCVLGTMAAVTHSTTMVIAEQFEPKRVLQMVQDEKCTALHGVPTMFIAELNHPEFASFDTSTLRTGIMAGSPCPIEVMKKVINDMGASEITIAYGQTESSPVITQTRADDDIEKRVSTVGKPHAEVEVKIVDPVTNEQVSTGVPGELCTRGYHVMKGYYKNEEATRSAIDEEGWLHTGDIAVEDEDGYIAITGRIKDMVIRGGENIYPREIEEFLYQHPSVQDVQVVGVPDPKYGEELMAWIILKEGQHLSADELRNYCKGKIAHHKIPRYIEFTKEYPMTASGKIQKFKLREMSVERTEKTEV, translated from the coding sequence ATGGCAATTGTAGAAAAAACGGTAGGGCAGATTGTGCGGGAACGGGCAGCATTGCATCCACAAACAGAAGCATATGTTTATCCGGAACGGAACATCCGCAAAACGTACAAGGAATTTGATGAAGAAACGGACCTTTTGGCCAAGGCATTTATGGGAATTGGCATTGCTAAAGGGGAACATATCGCTATTTGGTCGGACAATAAGCGTGAATGGCTGCTGAGCCAGTATGCCACTGGCAAAATGGGGGGAGTCCTTGTCACAGTCAACACGAGCTATCAGTCGGCTGAACTGGAATATCTCCTGAAGCAATCAGATTCAACCACACTGATTCTAGGCGAAGAGTTTAAAGGAAGCAACTATATCGAGATTTTGAATGCCGTATCTCCAGAACTGAAAACCGCTGAAAAAGGGGCTATTGCAAGCGAAAAGCTGCCGCATTTTAAACGGGTCATTGTCATGGGTGAAAATCAGTATCCAGGCATTTTCACTTGGAGTGAATTTGAGGCCTTTGCCGATCAAGTGACGGATGAACAGCTGGAAGAGCGTTTTACGTCGATGGATCCGGAAGATGTCATCAACATCCAGTACACTTCCGGAACAACCGGTTTTCCGAAAGGGGTCATGCTGACGCATCGGAACGTCGTGAATAACGGCAAGCTGATCGGCGACACGATGAACCTGACGGAACAAGACCGCCTCTGTATTCCGGTGCCGTTTTTCCACTGTTTCGGTTGTGTGCTTGGTACGATGGCTGCTGTTACGCATTCCACGACCATGGTTATCGCAGAACAATTTGAGCCGAAACGTGTGCTGCAAATGGTCCAGGACGAGAAGTGCACGGCGCTTCATGGTGTGCCGACGATGTTCATCGCAGAGCTGAACCATCCGGAATTCGCATCTTTTGATACCTCCACTTTGCGTACGGGGATTATGGCAGGGTCACCTTGCCCGATTGAAGTGATGAAAAAAGTGATCAATGATATGGGGGCATCCGAAATTACAATTGCGTATGGCCAGACAGAGTCATCGCCGGTTATCACGCAGACACGTGCGGATGACGATATTGAAAAGCGGGTGTCAACTGTTGGCAAGCCTCACGCAGAAGTCGAAGTGAAAATCGTGGATCCCGTCACTAATGAGCAAGTATCGACGGGCGTTCCCGGTGAATTGTGTACTCGCGGTTATCATGTCATGAAAGGCTATTATAAAAATGAAGAAGCGACCCGCAGCGCCATTGATGAAGAGGGCTGGCTCCATACAGGAGACATCGCTGTCGAAGACGAGGACGGTTATATCGCGATTACCGGGCGGATCAAAGACATGGTTATCCGTGGAGGGGAAAATATCTACCCGCGTGAAATCGAAGAGTTTTTGTATCAACATCCGTCGGTGCAGGATGTCCAGGTAGTCGGCGTGCCGGATCCGAAATACGGAGAAGAATTAATGGCATGGATTATTTTAAAAGAAGGCCAGCATTTGTCTGCGGACGAGCTGCGCAATTACTGCAAAGGAAAAATTGCGCATCATAAAATCCCGCGCTATATTGAATTTACAAAGGAATATCCGATGACTGCATCGGGGAAAATCCAGAAGTTCAAACTGCGGGAAATGTCAGTGGAACGGACCGAAAAGACGGAAGTGTGA
- the wrbA gene encoding NAD(P)H:quinone oxidoreductase, translating to MANVKLAIIYYSSTGTNYQMAKWAEEAAQQTGAEVRVARIKELAPQEAIDSNPAWKAHFEATQDVPEAEPSLLEWADAFIFSIPTRYGQVPSQFQQFLDATGGLWAEGKLANKVVSAMSSAQNPHGGQEATVLSVYTSMFHWGAIVAAPGYNNPALFKAGGNPYGTTVTAGPEGMVEDVEDAVKYQANHTIEVAQWIKNGQTQ from the coding sequence ATGGCGAATGTAAAATTAGCGATTATTTATTACAGCTCGACGGGAACCAACTATCAAATGGCAAAATGGGCGGAAGAAGCCGCGCAGCAAACAGGTGCCGAAGTACGGGTAGCGAGAATAAAGGAACTTGCTCCGCAAGAAGCTATCGATTCCAATCCGGCTTGGAAAGCGCATTTCGAAGCTACACAAGATGTGCCGGAGGCTGAACCCAGCTTACTTGAATGGGCGGATGCCTTTATCTTCAGTATTCCCACGCGTTACGGTCAAGTACCTTCCCAATTTCAACAGTTTCTGGATGCAACCGGTGGGTTATGGGCAGAAGGTAAATTGGCGAATAAAGTCGTAAGTGCGATGTCTTCTGCCCAAAATCCGCATGGCGGCCAAGAAGCGACAGTTTTATCCGTCTATACGTCAATGTTTCATTGGGGAGCCATTGTTGCGGCACCGGGCTACAACAACCCTGCCTTGTTCAAAGCAGGTGGAAACCCATACGGCACAACTGTTACAGCCGGTCCAGAAGGCATGGTCGAAGACGTAGAAGATGCAGTTAAATACCAGGCGAACCACACGATCGAAGTAGCTCAGTGGATTAAAAACGGACAAACTCAATAA
- a CDS encoding GNAT family N-acetyltransferase, translating into MIQFMGVEEQHIRQMAVLLAKRHERERKFFPYFPAEFEEFDEAETVLRKILERPYISGIVAVRGIDVIGYLLYEFKESVERGRYVWMDYESIAIKESEHPRLLRLLYADAGAEWVKNGYFHHVMMVPLGDRKIVAEWLDQSFRYEQKYAVLPLKDFEPQTLTPLPNLVFRKGSGEDGPLLKKMALWNSIHQASAPSWLPITKETMEDIKSSYEELSADGDAYLWLGQQGERVAGFHVYFRKADPLSLVAPMNCVELPAASTNPDLRGKGVGKVMANYCFSELKKEGFDYIFADWHSPNHLASYFWPKLGFQPVMVRMSRQIDPRISWAHGR; encoded by the coding sequence ATGATTCAATTTATGGGTGTTGAAGAGCAGCATATTCGGCAAATGGCCGTGCTTTTGGCTAAGCGCCATGAACGAGAACGGAAATTTTTCCCTTATTTCCCTGCAGAGTTCGAAGAATTTGATGAAGCAGAGACGGTGCTCCGTAAGATTCTGGAGCGGCCATATATCAGTGGGATTGTAGCAGTGAGAGGCATCGATGTTATCGGCTATTTGCTGTATGAATTTAAAGAAAGCGTGGAAAGAGGACGCTATGTTTGGATGGACTATGAATCCATCGCCATCAAGGAATCGGAGCACCCCCGCCTGCTGCGGCTCTTGTATGCTGATGCAGGAGCGGAGTGGGTGAAAAACGGTTACTTCCATCATGTAATGATGGTTCCGCTGGGAGACCGGAAAATCGTAGCTGAGTGGCTGGATCAGTCTTTTCGCTATGAACAAAAATATGCTGTCTTGCCGCTCAAAGATTTTGAACCGCAAACATTAACGCCTTTGCCGAATCTGGTTTTTCGAAAAGGAAGCGGCGAAGACGGGCCTTTACTGAAAAAGATGGCTTTATGGAACAGCATTCATCAAGCATCGGCCCCGTCCTGGCTTCCTATCACGAAAGAGACGATGGAAGACATTAAGAGCAGCTATGAAGAATTATCTGCAGACGGAGATGCCTATTTATGGTTGGGCCAGCAAGGCGAACGGGTGGCCGGGTTTCACGTGTATTTCCGGAAAGCGGATCCTTTAAGCCTGGTGGCGCCGATGAATTGTGTGGAGTTGCCTGCTGCATCAACGAATCCGGACCTGCGTGGCAAAGGGGTAGGGAAAGTCATGGCCAACTACTGCTTTTCGGAACTGAAAAAAGAAGGGTTTGATTATATTTTCGCCGACTGGCATTCACCTAACCATTTGGCTTCCTATTTCTGGCCGAAACTGGGGTTCCAGCCTGTCATGGTCCGCATGTCCCGGCAAATTGATCCGCGCATTTCCTGGGCGCACGGGAGATAA